In a genomic window of Burkholderiales bacterium:
- the rfbA gene encoding glucose-1-phosphate thymidylyltransferase RfbA, with translation MTSRKGIILAGGSGTRLYPVTVAVSKQLLPVHDKPMVYYPLCTLMLAGIRDILVISTPDDTPRFRQLLGDGSQWGLDLSYAVQPRPEGIAQAFVLGRDFVGAGSCALILGDNVHYGHDLPRDLRAAVGRERGATIFAYPVQNPEVYGVVEFDAAGKVKSLEEKPAHPKSRYAVTGLYFYDNRVLDIAAELTPSARGELEITDVNRRYLEDGALDVIVMGRGHAWLDTGSFDSLIEASTFIATIEKRQGLKVSCPEEIAWRMGWIADSDLERLAQPLAQNAYGQYLLSILRDKLF, from the coding sequence GTGACCAGCAGAAAAGGCATCATCCTCGCGGGAGGCTCGGGCACGCGGCTGTATCCCGTCACGGTCGCGGTCTCCAAGCAGCTGCTCCCGGTGCACGACAAGCCGATGGTGTACTACCCGCTGTGCACGCTCATGCTGGCGGGCATACGCGACATCCTCGTCATCTCCACGCCCGACGACACGCCGCGCTTCAGGCAGCTCCTGGGCGACGGCAGCCAGTGGGGGCTCGATCTTTCCTATGCGGTCCAGCCCCGGCCGGAAGGCATCGCGCAGGCATTCGTCCTCGGTCGCGATTTCGTCGGCGCCGGCAGTTGCGCGCTCATCCTCGGCGACAACGTGCACTACGGCCACGACCTGCCGCGCGACCTGCGCGCGGCGGTCGGACGCGAGCGCGGCGCGACGATCTTCGCCTACCCGGTGCAGAACCCCGAGGTCTACGGCGTGGTCGAGTTCGATGCCGCGGGCAAGGTGAAGAGCCTCGAAGAGAAACCTGCCCATCCGAAGTCGCGCTACGCGGTGACGGGGCTTTATTTCTACGATAACCGCGTGCTCGACATCGCGGCAGAACTGACGCCGTCCGCGCGCGGAGAGCTCGAGATCACCGACGTCAACCGGCGCTATCTCGAAGACGGCGCGCTCGACGTGATCGTGATGGGCCGCGGCCACGCGTGGCTGGACACCGGCAGCTTCGATTCGCTCATCGAAGCCTCGACCTTCATCGCCACGATCGAGAAGCGCCAAGGGCTCAAAGTGTCGTGCCCCGAGGAGATCGCGTGGCGCATGGGCTGGATCGCCGACAGCGATCTCGAACGGCTCGCGCAGCCGCTCGCGCAGAACGCCTACGGCCAGTACCTGCTGTCCATTCTCCGAGACAAGCTCTTTTAG
- a CDS encoding bifunctional aldolase/short-chain dehydrogenase, translating to MKSLWNDAEAAQYSGDLGLRVYTSRLLGRDHTLVLHGGGNTSVKVRERGVTGREEDLLYVKGSGWDLETIKEEGFTPVRLPPLLELAKLEALSDPQMMNELSTQSIRAGAPAPSVETILHAILPHKFVDHTHADAVLAVTNTADGERHIREIYGDDVVVIPYIMPGFDLAGLCARLYSKHSHAGTIGMVLMNHGMFSFGGTAKESYERMIALVSRAERFVEQRAGRRAVQSSASPATAQRLDLARLRRELSDLAGTPLVMTTHSDGKSLAFAQRPDLAALSQQGPATPDHVIRTKRVPMIGTDAAAYARAYREYFERIAPTAKQAKTMLDAAPRVAIDPAFGIATLGRTAKDAKIVGDLYSHTIDVILASTALGGYRALPEKDIFDVEYWDLEQAKLKKAGKPPAFAGEVALVTGAASGIGKACVQSFLARGAAVVALDLSADVQTALSRPDYLGITCDVTSPEAVRDAIDRAVRRFGGIDMIVLNAGVFPGGRKIEALADDEWRRVMSVNLDANLGLLRECHPLLKLAPGGGRVVVVGSKNVPAPGPGAAAYSASKAALTQLARVAALEWGVDGIRVNVVHPNAVFDTGIWTEEVLASRAAHYGMSVADYKTNNVLRTEVKSADVAELAAELCGPVFAKTTGAGIPIDGGNERVI from the coding sequence ATGAAATCATTATGGAACGACGCCGAGGCCGCACAGTACAGCGGGGACCTCGGTTTAAGGGTTTACACGTCGCGCCTGCTCGGCCGCGATCACACGCTGGTGCTGCACGGCGGAGGCAATACTTCGGTCAAGGTGCGCGAGCGCGGCGTCACCGGCCGCGAGGAAGACCTGCTCTACGTCAAAGGCAGCGGCTGGGACCTCGAGACGATCAAGGAGGAAGGCTTTACGCCGGTGCGGCTGCCGCCGCTGCTGGAGCTCGCGAAGCTCGAGGCGCTCTCCGACCCGCAGATGATGAACGAGCTCTCGACGCAGTCGATACGCGCCGGCGCGCCCGCGCCTTCGGTCGAGACCATCCTGCACGCGATCCTGCCGCACAAGTTCGTCGACCACACGCACGCCGACGCGGTGCTGGCGGTGACGAACACCGCCGACGGCGAGCGGCACATCCGCGAGATCTACGGCGACGACGTCGTCGTGATCCCCTACATCATGCCCGGCTTCGATCTCGCGGGGCTCTGCGCCAGGCTGTATTCGAAGCACTCGCACGCCGGCACCATCGGCATGGTGCTCATGAACCACGGCATGTTCTCGTTCGGCGGCACCGCGAAGGAATCGTACGAGCGCATGATCGCGCTCGTCTCGCGCGCCGAGCGCTTCGTCGAGCAGCGCGCCGGCAGGCGGGCGGTTCAGTCGAGCGCCTCGCCGGCCACCGCGCAGCGGCTCGACCTCGCGCGGCTGCGCCGGGAGCTGTCCGATCTCGCAGGCACGCCGTTGGTGATGACGACGCATTCGGACGGGAAGTCGCTCGCGTTCGCGCAGCGCCCGGACCTCGCGGCGCTCTCGCAGCAGGGCCCGGCCACGCCGGATCACGTCATCCGCACCAAGCGCGTGCCGATGATCGGCACCGACGCGGCCGCCTATGCGCGCGCATACCGCGAGTACTTCGAGCGCATCGCTCCGACCGCGAAGCAGGCGAAAACGATGCTGGACGCCGCGCCGCGCGTGGCGATCGATCCCGCGTTCGGCATCGCGACGCTGGGGCGTACGGCGAAGGACGCGAAGATCGTCGGGGACCTCTACTCGCACACGATCGACGTCATCCTCGCCTCCACCGCGCTCGGCGGCTACCGCGCGCTGCCCGAGAAAGACATCTTCGACGTCGAATACTGGGACCTCGAGCAGGCGAAGCTCAAAAAAGCCGGCAAGCCGCCGGCGTTCGCCGGGGAGGTGGCGCTGGTGACCGGCGCGGCTTCGGGCATCGGCAAGGCGTGCGTGCAGTCGTTTCTCGCGCGGGGCGCGGCGGTGGTCGCGCTCGATTTGAGCGCCGACGTGCAAACCGCGCTATCGCGACCCGATTACCTCGGCATCACGTGCGACGTGACGTCGCCCGAAGCCGTGCGCGACGCGATCGACCGCGCGGTGCGGCGCTTCGGCGGTATCGACATGATCGTGCTCAACGCCGGCGTATTTCCCGGCGGGCGCAAGATCGAGGCGCTCGCCGACGACGAGTGGCGCCGCGTGATGAGCGTTAACCTCGACGCGAACCTGGGCCTCCTGCGCGAGTGCCATCCGCTGCTCAAGCTCGCGCCCGGCGGCGGCCGCGTGGTCGTCGTCGGCTCGAAGAACGTACCCGCGCCCGGACCGGGTGCGGCGGCGTATTCGGCGTCGAAGGCGGCGCTGACGCAGCTCGCGCGCGTCGCCGCGCTCGAATGGGGCGTCGACGGCATCCGCGTCAACGTGGTGCATCCGAACGCGGTGTTCGACACCGGGATCTGGACCGAAGAAGTCCTCGCCTCGCGCGCCGCGCATTACGGCATGAGCGTCGCGGACTACAAGACGAACAACGTGCTCAGGACCGAGGTGAAGAGTGCGGATGTCGCGGAGCTCGCCGCCGAGCTGTGCGGTCCTGTTTTCGCGAAGACCACCGGCGCGGGCATCCCCATCGACGGCGGTAACGAGCGGGTGATCTAA
- a CDS encoding ABC transporter substrate-binding protein → MNKARGFTAVALTLLLLAPVCIHAAVPPKTLRATFQVAETGFDPVKISDYYSGTIIEAIFEPLLTYDYLARPATLVPNTAEAMPEVTDEGRTYTFRVKRGIRFADDPAFKGRPRELTAHDYAYSIKRFLDPKNRSPYAFIFEGKIVGLDELAARAKKTHRFDYDAKVEGLETPDRYTLRIRLKTTDYNFAHLLAFSLSGAVAREAIEAYGDETAAHPVGTGPFLLKSYTRSSKIVLEANPLYRGKIWDFTPHDDVGRRIAERMKGKRLPQIERVEVSIIEETQSRWLAFISGATDMEYQLAEVAPLFLTGDGKLKPELVKRGIQLDRSIDPEIIYTYFNMSPMLGDVPNPVAGFSKDKIALRRAIAMAYNVDDQIRIIRKGQAVRAHYPIPPGVAGHDPDHRNPIPYSPQLANALLDRYGYKRGADGYRTLPDGKPLTIRYSSTPSERDRQFDELMKRSLDSIGIRLQIHKDRFAELIKLENECRLMMRGAAWIADYPDGDNFMQLLYGPNSKQSNNACYRSPEFDERYEKSRLLPNGPERDKLYHEMTRLMEVHTVWIMGDSRYRNMLLQPYVVGYRKHPVFHTEWLYLDLERTPGK, encoded by the coding sequence ATGAACAAAGCCCGCGGGTTCACGGCTGTCGCGCTCACGCTGCTCCTGCTGGCTCCGGTCTGCATCCACGCCGCCGTTCCCCCGAAGACCCTGCGGGCCACGTTCCAGGTCGCCGAGACCGGCTTCGACCCGGTGAAGATCTCGGACTACTACTCCGGGACGATCATCGAGGCGATCTTCGAGCCGCTCCTCACCTACGATTACCTCGCTCGCCCCGCGACGCTGGTGCCGAACACCGCGGAGGCGATGCCCGAGGTCACCGACGAGGGGCGCACCTATACCTTTCGCGTGAAGCGCGGCATCCGCTTCGCCGACGACCCCGCCTTCAAAGGACGGCCGCGCGAGCTCACGGCGCACGACTACGCGTACTCGATCAAGCGCTTCCTCGACCCGAAGAACCGCTCGCCGTACGCCTTCATCTTCGAAGGCAAGATCGTCGGCCTCGACGAGCTCGCGGCACGGGCGAAGAAGACCCACCGCTTCGACTACGATGCGAAGGTCGAGGGCCTCGAGACGCCCGACCGCTACACGCTGCGCATCCGGCTCAAGACCACCGATTACAACTTCGCCCACCTGCTCGCGTTTTCGCTGTCGGGGGCGGTCGCGCGCGAGGCGATCGAGGCCTACGGCGACGAGACCGCCGCGCATCCGGTCGGCACCGGTCCGTTTCTGCTCAAGAGCTACACGCGCTCGTCCAAGATCGTCCTCGAAGCCAATCCGCTCTACCGCGGCAAGATCTGGGATTTCACGCCTCACGACGACGTGGGCCGGCGCATCGCCGAGCGCATGAAAGGCAAGCGCCTGCCGCAGATCGAGCGCGTCGAAGTATCGATCATCGAAGAGACGCAGAGCCGCTGGCTCGCGTTCATCTCGGGCGCGACCGACATGGAATATCAGCTCGCCGAGGTCGCGCCGCTGTTCCTCACGGGCGACGGCAAGCTCAAGCCCGAGCTCGTAAAGCGCGGCATCCAGCTCGACCGCAGCATCGACCCGGAGATCATCTACACCTACTTCAACATGTCGCCGATGCTCGGCGACGTGCCCAACCCGGTCGCCGGTTTCTCCAAGGACAAGATCGCGCTGCGGCGCGCGATCGCGATGGCGTACAACGTCGACGACCAGATCCGCATCATCCGCAAGGGCCAGGCGGTGCGCGCGCATTACCCGATCCCGCCCGGCGTCGCCGGACACGACCCCGATCACAGGAATCCGATACCGTACTCGCCCCAGCTCGCGAACGCGCTCCTCGACCGCTACGGCTACAAGCGGGGCGCCGACGGTTATCGCACCCTGCCCGACGGCAAGCCGCTGACGATCCGCTACTCGTCGACGCCGAGCGAGCGCGACCGCCAGTTCGACGAGCTCATGAAGCGCTCGCTGGATTCGATCGGCATCCGGCTGCAGATCCACAAGGACCGCTTTGCCGAGCTCATCAAGCTCGAGAACGAATGCCGGCTGATGATGCGCGGCGCGGCGTGGATCGCCGACTATCCGGACGGCGACAACTTCATGCAGCTCCTCTACGGTCCCAACTCGAAGCAGAGCAACAACGCATGCTACCGGTCGCCGGAGTTCGACGAGCGCTACGAGAAATCGCGCCTGCTGCCGAACGGTCCGGAGCGCGACAAGCTGTACCACGAGATGACGCGGCTGATGGAGGTGCACACGGTGTGGATCATGGGCGACAGCCGCTATCGCAACATGCTGCTCCAGCCCTACGTCGTCGGCTACCGCAAGCACCCGGTGTTCCACACCGAGTGGCTGTACCTCGACCTCGAGCGCACGCCCGGGAAGTAA
- a CDS encoding ABC transporter permease, translating to MLAYILRRVWQFVPTLLGVVLLVFILFNWVGGDPAYILAGKISNPEHIENIRRQLGVDRPYYVQLWIFVQQIATGDFGASWATNENVSSIFATRIGPSLMVLVPMLLIGTLLAMAAAMIVAYVRGSVTDRAIMIACTVGQSISILVYIIVLQYVLGYQLGWFPVQGWSRDFRDNLLLYSALPVIVGVIVSLAPDIRLYRSFFLEEINQDYVRTARAKGMSEPRVMSVHVLRNAAIPIVTHVLIQLPGLLAGAFLIERFFSIPGIGREVILAVERSDFPVIKAVTVYIAIATMVINLLADLLYKAVDPRVQLK from the coding sequence TTGCTCGCCTACATCCTGCGCCGCGTCTGGCAGTTCGTTCCCACGCTCCTCGGCGTGGTGCTGCTCGTCTTCATCCTGTTCAACTGGGTCGGCGGCGATCCCGCCTACATCCTCGCCGGCAAGATCTCCAACCCCGAGCACATCGAGAACATCCGCCGCCAGCTCGGCGTCGACCGGCCGTATTACGTGCAGCTCTGGATCTTCGTGCAGCAGATCGCGACGGGCGATTTCGGCGCGAGCTGGGCGACCAACGAGAACGTGTCGAGCATTTTCGCCACGCGCATCGGCCCGTCGCTCATGGTGCTCGTGCCGATGCTGCTGATCGGCACGCTGCTCGCGATGGCCGCGGCGATGATCGTCGCCTACGTGCGCGGCAGCGTCACCGACCGCGCGATCATGATCGCGTGCACCGTCGGCCAGTCGATCAGCATCCTGGTGTACATCATCGTGCTCCAGTACGTGCTCGGCTATCAGCTCGGCTGGTTCCCGGTGCAGGGCTGGAGCCGCGACTTCCGGGACAACCTGCTCCTCTACAGCGCGCTCCCGGTCATCGTCGGCGTCATCGTCTCGCTCGCGCCGGACATCCGCCTCTACCGCAGCTTCTTCCTCGAGGAGATCAACCAGGATTACGTGCGCACCGCGCGCGCCAAGGGCATGAGCGAGCCGCGCGTGATGAGCGTACACGTGCTGCGCAACGCCGCGATCCCCATCGTGACTCACGTGCTGATCCAGCTTCCCGGCCTGCTCGCGGGCGCATTCCTCATCGAGCGTTTCTTCTCCATCCCCGGTATCGGCCGCGAGGTGATCCTCGCGGTGGAGCGCAGCGATTTTCCGGTCATCAAGGCGGTGACGGTGTACATCGCGATCGCGACGATGGTCATCAACCTCCTGGCGGACCTCCTCTACAAAGCGGTCGATCCGCGGGTGCAGCTCAAATGA
- a CDS encoding ABC transporter permease: MTADTAALPAADPTSPGLWQLATRRLRRDRVGSISLVVVLLFVLVSVAAALGVVAEDWQDEVGVSYAPPSFLGRGAAAPDAVTAAQTAIDRSSPEAIAIPDPLAEDLAEIAKSLTGTGAGAQRAATLPFGADKWGRDVLAKTIKGTQTSLLVGLASALVATLLGTLFGAAAGFMGGRTDAIFNWLYSVLTSIPYLLLILAIAAVLGQKGTATVVLILGLTGWTGIFRLVRAEYLKHKVREYVVAADAIGASRARRMFVHILPNVGHVVLVQLSLHVVLFIKSEVILSFLGFGVGVDTVSWGSMLSEAQNELLIGKWWQLAAATAAMAALVTTFSLFTDALRDALDPRLT, encoded by the coding sequence ATGACCGCAGACACCGCCGCCCTGCCCGCCGCCGACCCGACTTCGCCGGGGTTGTGGCAGCTAGCCACGCGCCGTCTGCGCCGCGACCGCGTCGGCTCGATCTCGCTCGTGGTCGTGCTGCTCTTCGTGCTCGTCAGCGTCGCCGCGGCGCTGGGCGTCGTCGCCGAGGACTGGCAGGACGAGGTCGGGGTGAGCTACGCGCCGCCTTCGTTTCTCGGCCGCGGCGCCGCCGCGCCGGACGCAGTCACCGCCGCGCAGACGGCGATCGACCGATCCTCGCCCGAAGCGATCGCGATTCCGGACCCGCTCGCCGAGGACCTCGCGGAGATCGCAAAGTCGCTCACCGGAACCGGCGCGGGCGCACAACGCGCGGCGACGCTGCCTTTCGGCGCGGACAAGTGGGGCCGCGACGTGCTCGCCAAGACGATCAAGGGCACGCAGACCTCGCTCCTCGTCGGTCTCGCGTCGGCGCTGGTCGCGACACTGCTCGGCACGCTGTTCGGCGCGGCGGCGGGCTTCATGGGCGGGCGCACCGACGCGATCTTCAACTGGCTGTACAGCGTGCTCACCTCGATTCCCTACCTGCTCCTCATCCTCGCCATCGCCGCGGTGCTCGGCCAGAAAGGCACCGCGACGGTGGTGCTCATCCTCGGGCTCACCGGCTGGACCGGCATCTTCAGGCTGGTCCGCGCCGAATACCTCAAGCACAAGGTGCGCGAGTACGTCGTCGCCGCCGACGCCATCGGCGCCTCGCGCGCGCGCCGCATGTTCGTGCACATCCTGCCCAACGTGGGCCACGTCGTGCTGGTGCAGCTCTCGCTGCACGTCGTGCTGTTCATCAAGTCCGAGGTGATCCTCTCCTTCCTCGGTTTCGGCGTCGGGGTGGACACGGTGTCGTGGGGCAGCATGCTCAGCGAAGCGCAGAACGAATTGCTCATCGGCAAATGGTGGCAGCTCGCCGCGGCCACGGCGGCCATGGCGGCGCTGGTCACGACGTTCAGCCTGTTCACCGACGCGCTGCGCGATGCGCTCGATCCGAGGCTGACATGA
- a CDS encoding ABC transporter ATP-binding protein, translating into MSAPLLAVHALGVAFSTDDGGAVAAVRGVSFDVPRGGTVALVGESGSGKSVSALAVMGLLPPNARVDPASRIEFDGRGLLALGAAERQAIRGRDVGMIFQEPMSSLNPVFTVGFQLVEVLRKHLKLGRRSARKRAIELLDEVGIPEPHARIDAYPFQLSGGQQQRVMIAMAIACEPKLLIADEPTTALDVTVQKQIVELIASLQQRRGMSVLFITHDLALVAEIADRVVVMRDGVVREEGAVADVFSAPKDAYTAALLACRPPADSRPARLPVIDDFLDGSAAANARTEVERTRGITDRDAVVLEARNLAKSYYRRVGLTRKAESHVVRDASFTLKRGRTLGIVGESGSGKTTLAMMLMRLTEPTAGEVLFEGRDLVTLARERTLEMKRKIQIVFQNPYASLNPRFTAGEILTEPMKIHGIGAGARDRRNLAYELLGKVGLPRSAFFKYPHEFSGGQRQRIAIARCLTMRPDVLICDESVSALDVSVQAQLLNLLQDLQDEYAMSYIFISHDLAVVRYMADEVMVMSEGEIVEIAGSDEIYRAPRHPYTQKLLASQPRVPAGVAASTRA; encoded by the coding sequence ATGAGCGCTCCGCTGCTCGCCGTCCACGCTCTCGGCGTCGCCTTCAGCACCGACGACGGCGGTGCGGTCGCGGCGGTGCGCGGCGTCTCGTTCGACGTCCCTCGCGGCGGCACCGTCGCGCTCGTCGGCGAATCGGGCAGCGGCAAGTCGGTCAGCGCACTCGCGGTGATGGGGTTGCTGCCGCCGAACGCGCGCGTCGATCCGGCGAGCCGCATCGAGTTCGACGGGCGCGGGCTGCTCGCCCTGGGCGCAGCCGAGCGGCAGGCGATCCGCGGCCGTGACGTCGGCATGATCTTCCAGGAGCCGATGAGCTCGCTGAACCCGGTCTTCACGGTCGGATTCCAGCTCGTCGAAGTCCTGCGCAAGCACCTGAAGCTCGGCCGGCGGTCGGCGAGGAAGCGCGCCATCGAGCTCCTGGACGAAGTCGGCATACCGGAGCCGCACGCGCGCATCGACGCCTATCCGTTCCAGCTCTCCGGAGGGCAGCAGCAGCGCGTGATGATCGCGATGGCGATCGCGTGCGAGCCCAAGCTCCTCATCGCGGACGAGCCGACCACGGCGCTCGACGTGACGGTGCAGAAGCAGATCGTCGAGCTCATCGCCAGCCTCCAGCAACGCCGCGGCATGTCGGTGCTCTTCATCACCCACGACCTCGCGCTCGTCGCGGAGATCGCGGATCGGGTGGTCGTGATGCGCGACGGCGTGGTGCGCGAGGAAGGCGCAGTCGCGGACGTCTTCAGCGCGCCGAAAGACGCGTACACCGCGGCGCTGCTCGCGTGCCGGCCGCCGGCCGATTCGAGGCCCGCGCGGCTGCCGGTCATCGACGATTTTCTCGACGGGAGCGCCGCGGCGAACGCGCGCACCGAAGTCGAGCGGACCCGCGGCATTACGGACCGTGATGCCGTCGTGCTCGAAGCGCGCAACCTCGCGAAGAGCTATTACCGGCGGGTGGGCCTCACGCGCAAGGCCGAATCGCACGTGGTCAGGGACGCCTCGTTCACCCTGAAGCGCGGAAGGACGCTCGGGATCGTCGGCGAATCGGGCTCGGGCAAGACGACGCTCGCGATGATGCTGATGCGCCTCACCGAGCCGACCGCGGGCGAAGTGCTGTTCGAAGGGCGCGATCTCGTGACGCTTGCGCGCGAGCGCACGCTGGAGATGAAGCGCAAGATCCAGATCGTTTTCCAGAACCCTTACGCGTCGCTCAATCCGCGCTTCACCGCGGGCGAGATCCTCACCGAGCCCATGAAGATCCACGGCATCGGCGCGGGCGCGCGCGATCGGCGGAACCTGGCGTACGAGTTGCTCGGCAAGGTCGGCCTGCCTCGGAGCGCCTTCTTCAAGTATCCTCACGAGTTCTCGGGCGGGCAGCGCCAGCGCATCGCCATCGCGCGCTGCCTCACGATGAGGCCCGACGTCCTCATCTGCGACGAGTCGGTATCGGCGCTCGACGTCTCGGTGCAGGCACAGCTGCTGAATCTGCTGCAGGACCTACAGGACGAGTACGCCATGAGCTACATCTTCATCTCCCACGACCTCGCGGTCGTCCGTTACATGGCGGACGAGGTCATGGTGATGAGCGAAGGCGAGATCGTCGAGATCGCGGGCTCGGACGAGATCTACCGCGCTCCGAGGCACCCGTACACGCAGAAGCTGCTCGCGTCACAGCCGCGCGTCCCGGCAGGCGTCGCCGCATCGACCCGCGCATGA
- a CDS encoding extracellular solute-binding protein, with amino-acid sequence MTFGSTARTLRAAAAALALAATGDAWAAHAYAQFGDVKYPPGFDHFDYVNPKAPKGGAIDLVPPLRITNFDKYNPFTLKGTAAPGLGDLVFETLLTGNFDEPTTAYGLLAEDVQVPPDKMSVTFRLNPAARFHNGKPVLAADVKHSFDTLMSKQAHPQYRVVFGDVAGCTVTGPLTVRFDFRKASAELPLLVGGIPVFSRDWGAGKPFDQVITDIPIGSGPYRIGRVNFGRDISYNRDPNYWGRDLNVRRGTYNFDRITQKIYKDNTAQTEGFKAGEFDYIQVFSAKDWVRSYVGKKFTSGEIIKESLKPKNAGDFQGFLINTRREKFKDVRVREAIGLAFDFEWINHMINYDAHTRVRGFFNDSDFEAKGLPGPDELAVMEPLRKLIPEKIFTQPVPMPPTTKPPDSLRGNLRKARELLAQAGWTYRDGALRNAKGEPFTIEYLSDGARGEVIVTPYFQQLAKLGIQGTIRRADFALIQKRLDVFDYDLFIVRIPGREAPGTDLIDQFSSKSADTEGSSNWMGIRDPAVDALVELVATATTRPELVARLRTLDRVLRFGFYVVPQYYSRAYRIAYKSGKFERPAVAPSYYRAEDWVVSTWWRKQ; translated from the coding sequence ATGACGTTCGGCAGCACCGCAAGGACATTGCGCGCCGCCGCCGCGGCGCTCGCGCTGGCCGCGACCGGCGACGCATGGGCGGCACACGCCTATGCCCAGTTCGGCGACGTGAAATATCCGCCGGGCTTCGATCACTTCGATTACGTGAACCCGAAGGCGCCCAAGGGCGGAGCCATCGACCTGGTGCCGCCGCTGCGCATTACCAACTTCGACAAGTACAACCCGTTCACTCTGAAGGGGACTGCTGCGCCGGGCCTCGGCGATCTCGTCTTCGAAACGCTGCTGACCGGTAACTTCGACGAGCCGACGACCGCCTACGGCCTGCTCGCCGAGGATGTGCAGGTTCCGCCCGACAAGATGTCGGTGACGTTCCGGCTCAACCCGGCGGCCCGCTTCCACAACGGCAAACCGGTGCTCGCGGCGGACGTGAAGCACAGCTTCGACACCCTGATGAGCAAGCAGGCTCACCCCCAGTATCGCGTGGTGTTCGGGGACGTCGCCGGCTGCACCGTGACCGGTCCCCTGACCGTGCGCTTCGATTTCAGGAAAGCGAGCGCGGAGCTGCCGCTGCTCGTCGGCGGGATACCGGTCTTCAGCCGCGACTGGGGCGCGGGCAAGCCGTTCGACCAGGTCATCACCGACATTCCCATCGGGAGCGGCCCGTATCGCATCGGGCGCGTGAACTTCGGGCGCGACATCAGCTACAACCGCGATCCGAACTACTGGGGACGCGACCTGAACGTGCGCCGCGGAACGTACAACTTCGACCGCATCACGCAGAAGATCTACAAGGACAACACGGCGCAGACCGAAGGCTTCAAGGCCGGCGAGTTCGATTACATCCAGGTGTTCTCGGCCAAGGACTGGGTGCGGTCTTACGTCGGCAAGAAATTCACCTCGGGCGAGATCATCAAGGAGTCGCTCAAGCCGAAGAACGCCGGCGACTTCCAGGGGTTCCTGATCAACACTCGGCGCGAGAAGTTCAAGGACGTGCGGGTGCGCGAGGCGATCGGGCTCGCGTTCGACTTCGAGTGGATCAACCACATGATCAACTACGATGCGCACACGCGCGTTCGCGGATTCTTCAACGACAGCGATTTCGAGGCGAAAGGCCTGCCGGGACCCGACGAGCTCGCGGTAATGGAGCCGCTTCGGAAGCTCATTCCCGAGAAGATCTTCACCCAGCCGGTACCGATGCCGCCGACGACCAAGCCGCCCGACAGCCTGCGCGGCAATCTGCGCAAGGCGCGCGAATTATTGGCGCAGGCGGGCTGGACCTACCGCGACGGCGCATTGCGTAACGCGAAAGGCGAGCCGTTCACGATCGAGTATCTGTCCGACGGCGCGCGCGGCGAAGTCATCGTCACGCCCTATTTCCAGCAGCTCGCCAAGCTCGGCATCCAGGGCACCATCCGCAGGGCCGATTTCGCGCTCATTCAGAAGCGCCTCGACGTCTTCGACTACGATCTGTTCATCGTGCGCATCCCGGGACGCGAAGCGCCGGGCACCGATCTCATCGATCAGTTCAGCTCGAAGTCGGCGGACACCGAGGGATCGAGCAACTGGATGGGCATACGCGATCCGGCGGTCGACGCGCTGGTCGAGCTCGTCGCGACCGCGACGACGCGCCCGGAGCTCGTGGCGCGCCTGCGCACCCTGGACCGTGTACTACGGTTCGGCTTCTACGTCGTGCCGCAGTACTACAGCCGCGCCTATCGCATCGCGTACAAGAGCGGGAAGTTCGAGCGCCCCGCGGTCGCGCCGTCGTACTACCGCGCGGAAGACTGGGTCGTTTCCACCTGGTGGCGGAAGCAATAG